From Jiangella mangrovi:
TCGTTCTGCTACCCCGATCCCGCCTGGCGTACCCACCACCTGCACGTCGTCGAGTACGTGTCGCAGCTCGGCCGCGACTGCCTCGCCTTCCGCGACCACCTCCGGCACCACCCCGAGGACGCGCAGAGCTACGCCGGCATCAAGCAGAGCCTGGCGGCGTTGCACCACGACGACCGCCCGGCCTACCGCGCGGGCAAGGCACCGTTCATCGAGGACATCATGCGACGGGCGGCCGTCGACCACTGAGCCGCGGCAGCCGGCCGTCCACGCCCTTGAGCACCAGCAGGGTCAAGATGCCGGCCAGCACGATCGCGGCCATGTTGATGCCGAGCTGAGCGGCCGCGCCGCCCATCTCGGCGGCGTCGCCGAGGGCCAGGGCCAGTCCCAGGTTCCCGGCGGCGGGCACCGTCGTCACCGAGATGAACACGCCCACCAGCGCACCCGACTTCGCGGACGTGAGCGACAGGATGCCGGCGATCCCGGCGATGAACGCCACGACGAACGACCACCGGTCCGGCCGCCAGATGAACCCCGTGAGCGGCCGCTCCGCCGTCAGCACCGACGGGTCGATCCACCCTGCCCACGACGCGAGCAGGCCCAGCACCGTCGTGACGGCGATGGCGATCGTGAAGCCCACCACCAGGGTGACCACGGACTGGCGCACGATGCTGGGCCGGCGGTGCACCAGGCCGACGGCGATGCCGGCGAGCGGCCCGAACTCCGGCCCGACGACCATGGCGCCGACCACGAGGATCGCGGAGTCGAGCACGATGGCGATTGCGGCCAGCACGGCGGCCAGGCTGAGGAACCAGACGAAGGTGTTCGAGAGCACGGAGTCCTCGTCGGCGCGGCGCACCACCTGCTCCCAGATGACGGCGTCGGCGCCCTCGCCCGGGGCCTCGTCCTCGGCCCGTTCGGCGGCCTCGGAGATGGAGGTCTCGACCGACTCCAGCGCGATGGCGCCGGTGCGGTCGACGCCGAGCTCGCGCAGCGACCGCACCATGTCCTCGGCCGACTCGCGAGCGAGCTCGGCCAGCACCATGTCGCCCGGCGGCTTCACCGAAGCGCCGCGCATGACGGCGATGCTGGCCACGCCGGGACACCCGGAGAGCAGCTCGACGATGCGCTCCGTCGTGTCGGCCGGCGTCGTCACGCGCAGGTGCAGCACGGCGCCATCGTAGGCGCCGTGGGTCAGGGGTCAGCGCAGCTCGCCCGCCAGCAGCGTGGTGTCGCACGGCCAGGCCGAGCCGCAGACGGCGCACAGCCCGGCGGCGTCGTCGTGGTCGTTGAGCACGGTGTTGCCGTCGGTGAGCTCGCGCAGCATCAGGGGCTCGCGTTCCTTGACGTCCATGCCACCCAGTCAATGTGGATCATGTTGAGTCCGCGGTTCGGGCACGTGACGGCTCCGTGAACTCTGGCTCGTACACTGGCGGCCGTGACTGACGGCGTGATTCTGCAGGTGGGCGGGCTCCATCCGACGGTCGAGCGCGAGCTGACGACGACGTACGACGCGTTGCGGCTGCCGGCGCCCGGCGACGAGCGCGAGCGGTTCCTGGCCGAGCACGGCTCGCAGGTCACCGTGGCGGTCACCGGTCCCGGCATGGACGCCGCGCTCATCGGGGCGCTGCCACGGCTGGCCGCCGTCATCAACCTCGGCGTGGGCTACGACGCCGTCGACGTCGAGGCGCTGCGCCCGCGCGGCATCGTGCTCAGCAACACCCCCGACGTCCTCACCGACTGCGTGGCCGACCTCGCCGTCGGCGGGCTCATCGACGTCTTCCGCGGGCTGTCCGCCGGCGACCGGTTCGTCCGCCGCGGTTCCTGGGCGGCCCGGGAGCGGTTCCCGCTGCACCGGAAGGTCAGCGGCACCCGGGTCGGCATCCTCGGGCTGGGGCGCATCGGGCGCGCCGTCGCGCAGCGGCTCGAGGCGTTCGGCTGCACCGTCAGCTACCACAACCGCCGCCGCGTCGATGACGTCGCGTACGCCTACGCCGCCTCGCCGGTCGAGCTGGCCGGCTCGACCGACGCGCTGATCGTCGTCACGCCCGGCGGCTCCGACACCCGCGCGCTGGTCTCGGCCGAGGTGCTTGCGGCGCTCGGGCCCGACGGCTTCCTGGTCAACGTGGCGCGCGGCAGCGTGGTCGACCAGGACGCGCTGGTCGCGGCGCTGGCGTCCGGTGCGCTGGGCGGCGCCGCGCTCGACGTCTTCACCGACGAGCCGAACGTCCCCGAAGAGCTGTTCGCGCTGGACAACGTCGTGCTGCTGCCGCACATCGGCAGCGCCACCGTCGAGACCCGCGAGGCCATGGCCCAGCTCGTCCTGCGCAACCTCGAGCGCTTCCTGGCCGACGGGACGCTGGTCACCCCGGTCGCGCTCTGAGGCCGCGCGCTTCAATGGGGTCATGAAGACCGTTCTGGTCCAGCTGGCGGCGGGCACCGACCCTGACGAGAACCTGGCCGCGATCCGGCGGCTCACGAAGGGCGTCGAGGCCGACCTCGTGGTGCTGCCCGAGGCGGTGATGCACGACTTCGGCGACCCCGCCCTGCCGCTCGGCCCGGTGGCGCAGTCCTTGGACGGCCCGTTCGTGACGACGCTCGCCGACGTCGCGCGCGAGGCCGGCGCCGTCGTCGTCGGCGGCATGTTCGAGCGCTCCGACGACCCCGACCGGCCCTACAACACGCTGGTCGCGGTGGGCCGCGACGGCGCGGTGCTGGCGACGTACCGCAAGGCGCACCTCTACGACTCCTTCGGCTACCGCGAGTCCGACCGGCTGCGCGCCGGCCCCGCCGTGCCCGTCGTCTTCGAGGTCGACGGCGTCGGCTGCGGCCTGCTCACGTGTTACGACCTGCGCTTCCCCGAGCAGAGCCGGGCGCTGGTCTCGGCCGGTGCCGACGCGCTCGTCATCCCGGCGGCCTGGGTGCGCGGGCCGCTGAAGGAGGACCACTGGCAGACGCTGCTGCGGGCGCGGGCCATCGAGAACACCGTCTACGTCGCGGCGGCCGCGCAGACCGGGCGGGCGTACTGCGGGCTCAGCCAGCTGGTCGACCCGCTCGGCGTGGTGGTCGCGGCCCTGGGCGACGACGAGGGGCGGCTGGCCGCGGAGCTCTCGCCGGAGCGCGTCGCCGCCGCCCGCACCCGCAACCCGGCGCTGCGGCACCGCCGGACCTGGCCGGCGCCGACGTGAGCTGGGCGGCGGTCGTGCTGGCGGGCGGCGCCGGGCGGAGGCTCGGCGGGGCCGACAAGCCGGCGCTGGTCGTCGGCGGTCGGGCGCTGCTGGACCGGGCCGTCGCCGCCGCGGCAGAGGCCGGCGCCGCGCGGACCGTCGTCGTCGGACCCCGCCGCGACACCGAGGCACCCGTCACGTGGACCCGCGAGGACCCGCCCGGCGGCGGCCCGCTGGCCGCGCTGGCGGCTGGTCTCGCCGCGCTCGACGCCCTCGACGCCGGGCCCGACGCCGTCGTCGTCCTCGCCGCGGACCTGCCCAAGGTGTCGTCGGCGCTGGTCGGGCGGCTGCTGGCCGGGCTCGGCGAGAAAGCCGACGCCGTCGCCGTCGTCGATCCGCAGGGGTGGGTACAACCGCTGGTGGCGGCCTACCGGGCCGCGCCGCTGCGGGCCGCGCTCGACGCCGTCGGCGACCCCCGCGACCGGCCGGTCCGGAGCCTGCTGGGACACCTGCGGGTGGCGACGATCGCCGACGCCGACGGTGCCGCGGACATCGACACGCCGGGCGACCTGGCCCGATGGCAGGGTCGGCCAGGGGAGGATGTGCCGGGTGCCAGAGGGAGGGGTGCGTGACATGGACAGCTGGGTGACCGCGTTGTGCGAACGACTGGGGGTGCCGGTCGACGACGTCGACGTGGGCGCGATCCTCGACGTCGCCCGCGACGCCGCCCACGGGGTGGAGCGGCCGGCCGCGCCGGTGACGGCGTTCATCGCCGGGTACGCCGCCGCGACCAACGGCGGCGGTGCCGCGGCCGTCGCCTCAGCGCTCGACGCCGCGGGCGACCTGGCCCGCGACTGGACCGACGGCCCCGACGCCGCCACGCCCACGCTGCAGTAGCGTCACCGCTGTGCAGACCAAGAGCTCCGTCCACCTGCCGGCTCCAGCCGATGTGGTCGACCCGCTGCGCCTGCTGACCCAGCGGGTCATCATCGCGGTGTTGGTGCTGGTGCTGACGGCGCTGCTCGTCTACCTCGACCGCGACGGCTACAACGACAACTCCGACGGCTCGGTCGACCTGCTCGACGCGTTCTACTACACGACCGTCTCGCTCTCGACCACGGGCTACGGCGACATCACGCCGACGTCGGACACCGCGCGGCTGGTCAACATCGTCCTCATCACGCCGCTGCGGGTGCTGTTCCTGATCGTCCTCATCGGCACGACACTGGAGACCCTGACCACCCGGAGCCGCGAGCAGGTGCGGCTCAACCGCTGGAGGAAGAAGTTGCGCGACCACACCGTCGTCATCGGCTACGGCGTCAAGGGGCGCAGCGCGGTGGCCACGATGCTCGCGAACGAGATGTCGCCGGACTCCCTCGTCGTCGTCGACCCCGACCCGTCCGCCATCGCCGAGGCGAACGAGCAGGGCCTGGTCGCCGTCATGGGCGACGCCACCCGCACCGAGGTGCTGCGCCGCGCCGGCGTCCCGGCCGCGAACCGCATCGTCATCACCACCGCGCGCGACGACGCCAGCGTGCTGGCCACCCTGACCTGCCGGCAGCTCAACCAGACCGCGAACATCGTCGTCGCGGTCCGCGAGGCCGACAACGTCGCGCTGGTCCGGCAGGGCGGCGCCGACGAGGTCGTCACGTCCTCCGACGCCGTCGGCCGCATCCTGGGCCTGGCCACGGTCAGCCCGGCGCTGGGGCACGTGCTCGAGGACCTCACCACCTCGGGCACCGGCCTCGAGGTGGCCGAGCGCCTGGTCATGCCGCGCGAAGAGGGCAAGCAGCCGCGGCAGCTGACCGACCTCGTGGTGGCGGTGGTGCGCGACGGCGTCGAGCTGCCGTTCCACTCGCCGGCCATCGGTCACCTGGTCCGCGGCGACCGTCTCGTCGTCATCCGCCCGTCCGAGGAGTACCCGTGGGCCCGGCGCGAGGACGCCCACGACACGACTCTGGCCGACGACGCGGAGGAGCCCGGCGACCCGGCGGACCGGCCGCCGGGCGGCGTCTGAGCGGAGGGGCACGTGCACGCGGTCGTCATCACCGAGCCCGGCGGGCCCGAGGTGCTGGTCTGGAGTGAGGTCCCCGACCCGGTCTGCGGCCCGGGCGAGGTGGTCGTCGACGTCGTCGCGTCCGCCGTCAACCGCGCCGACGTCCTGCAGCGCCGGGGCAGGTACGACGTCCCCGCGGGGGTCGCCCGCCTGGCCCGGCCTCGAGTGCAGCGGCACCATCAGCGAGGTCGGTGACGGCGTCAGCGGCTGGAAGGCCGGCGACCAGGTGTGCGCGCTGCTGTCCGGCGGCGGCTACGCCGAGCGGGTCGCCGTCCCGGCCGGCCAACTGCTGCAGGTGCCGGCGGGCGTCGACCTCGTGACGGCGGCCGCGCTGCCCGAGGTCTTCTGCACCGTCTGGTCCAACGTCGTCATGACGGCGGGCCTGCGCAAGGGCGAGGTGCTGCTGGTCCACGGCGGCGCGAGCGGCATCGGGACCGCTGCCATCCAGATCGGCCGCGCGCTGGGCGCCCGGGTCGCGGTGACGGCGGGATCGGCGGCC
This genomic window contains:
- a CDS encoding DUF389 domain-containing protein; the encoded protein is MLHLRVTTPADTTERIVELLSGCPGVASIAVMRGASVKPPGDMVLAELARESAEDMVRSLRELGVDRTGAIALESVETSISEAAERAEDEAPGEGADAVIWEQVVRRADEDSVLSNTFVWFLSLAAVLAAIAIVLDSAILVVGAMVVGPEFGPLAGIAVGLVHRRPSIVRQSVVTLVVGFTIAIAVTTVLGLLASWAGWIDPSVLTAERPLTGFIWRPDRWSFVVAFIAGIAGILSLTSAKSGALVGVFISVTTVPAAGNLGLALALGDAAEMGGAAAQLGINMAAIVLAGILTLLVLKGVDGRLPRLSGRRPPVA
- a CDS encoding 2-hydroxyacid dehydrogenase is translated as MAAVTDGVILQVGGLHPTVERELTTTYDALRLPAPGDERERFLAEHGSQVTVAVTGPGMDAALIGALPRLAAVINLGVGYDAVDVEALRPRGIVLSNTPDVLTDCVADLAVGGLIDVFRGLSAGDRFVRRGSWAARERFPLHRKVSGTRVGILGLGRIGRAVAQRLEAFGCTVSYHNRRRVDDVAYAYAASPVELAGSTDALIVVTPGGSDTRALVSAEVLAALGPDGFLVNVARGSVVDQDALVAALASGALGGAALDVFTDEPNVPEELFALDNVVLLPHIGSATVETREAMAQLVLRNLERFLADGTLVTPVAL
- a CDS encoding carbon-nitrogen hydrolase family protein, with the protein product MKTVLVQLAAGTDPDENLAAIRRLTKGVEADLVVLPEAVMHDFGDPALPLGPVAQSLDGPFVTTLADVAREAGAVVVGGMFERSDDPDRPYNTLVAVGRDGAVLATYRKAHLYDSFGYRESDRLRAGPAVPVVFEVDGVGCGLLTCYDLRFPEQSRALVSAGADALVIPAAWVRGPLKEDHWQTLLRARAIENTVYVAAAAQTGRAYCGLSQLVDPLGVVVAALGDDEGRLAAELSPERVAAARTRNPALRHRRTWPAPT
- the mobA gene encoding NTP transferase domain-containing protein, with the protein product MSWAAVVLAGGAGRRLGGADKPALVVGGRALLDRAVAAAAEAGAARTVVVGPRRDTEAPVTWTREDPPGGGPLAALAAGLAALDALDAGPDAVVVLAADLPKVSSALVGRLLAGLGEKADAVAVVDPQGWVQPLVAAYRAAPLRAALDAVGDPRDRPVRSLLGHLRVATIADADGAADIDTPGDLARWQGRPGEDVPGARGRGA
- a CDS encoding DUF6457 domain-containing protein encodes the protein MDSWVTALCERLGVPVDDVDVGAILDVARDAAHGVERPAAPVTAFIAGYAAATNGGGAAAVASALDAAGDLARDWTDGPDAATPTLQ
- a CDS encoding NAD-binding protein, which encodes MQTKSSVHLPAPADVVDPLRLLTQRVIIAVLVLVLTALLVYLDRDGYNDNSDGSVDLLDAFYYTTVSLSTTGYGDITPTSDTARLVNIVLITPLRVLFLIVLIGTTLETLTTRSREQVRLNRWRKKLRDHTVVIGYGVKGRSAVATMLANEMSPDSLVVVDPDPSAIAEANEQGLVAVMGDATRTEVLRRAGVPAANRIVITTARDDASVLATLTCRQLNQTANIVVAVREADNVALVRQGGADEVVTSSDAVGRILGLATVSPALGHVLEDLTTSGTGLEVAERLVMPREEGKQPRQLTDLVVAVVRDGVELPFHSPAIGHLVRGDRLVVIRPSEEYPWARREDAHDTTLADDAEEPGDPADRPPGGV